The Cucumis melo cultivar AY chromosome 9, USDA_Cmelo_AY_1.0, whole genome shotgun sequence genome includes the window TGAATAATTTTAAGATTATGTAAGTgtctttttgttttaattttcaagtttagcgtaaaattttcattaattaaatttgaattttcgaaTTTTTTAATCAATGGTATGTTTGaactatatttattttaaattatttattattattttttgttaaagATATACAATTATATGTGGAGAGCTTAAACATATtttgattaatatatatatcaaatatgttaaaatttttcattttctggtcttatttttatgttatttttctaTCTAATTTTCATTAGCTTAATGTTATTCCGGTCTAGTCTAGAATTAAAAcgaatttgttaaaaaaaaatcaataaaaataattaaagagtaaaaaattgacatgttatagttaaaaaaaaaaaaaaaaacaaaaatgaaagcATCTAAAGTTACTAAgaacaaaaatagaaagaatTATTTAATGAATCACCATACCTTGATTGCTTGTTAATAAATACGacacaaaaatttaaaatactctATCCATTATTTTTCTTCTAACATTACAAAATTGTTAGTATCCCAATAAATAAAGGAAATTAGGTGGGAAAAtaagattatttttttatatttaaaaaaaattgtattaaaaaaagaaataataaaggcgatggttaaataataataaaaaagagatAGTTGCGTagatcattaaaaaaataaaagagagtaaaatataataatatttaccGACTACTGGAACTTCTCTCTCTTaccatctctttctctctcctctccgTTGGCTTGAACGTGAATTAAGGGGTGACCGGTAACCGACAGAACCATGTCCAACTTAGTCAAAAAAAACCAATAGCCAACGCAGTTGCTCTGTCTTTCACGCACTCCTCTTCTTAGCTACCACTACACTACGCCCCACCAGCTCAAACACACCACTGCAAAACTCTGCATCCCCTTCCATTATCAAAAGCAGTGAAATATAGCCGTTTTTTTTAtcccttttcttctctctctcgcTCTTCACTTTCTTCCATTTCTCAACGCATTTCTCCACTGATAATGTAAAACAGAGGTTTTTTCCAGTGAAGTTTTTCAGCTCTTAATTCGCGTTTCCTTCATTCACTCAAGATTCGTTGTAGAATGATGGCTTCTTTTGGTTACTTATCTCTGTTCCTCCTTCCAATTTGCCTGTTTGTTACATTCTCATCGGCCGCAGATCCGTTCGCTTTCTTTGATTTTGAAGTCTCCTACATCACTGCTTCTCCTCTGGGTATCCCTCAACAGGTTTGTTTTTGTTGGATCTTGTTTTCCtcttctgtttttcttttttccactTCTGGGGGGTCTATTTAGTTGCATGCTTAGGTGGGTTTGTGTTGGATTTGAAGATTGTATGTGTTTTTATTAGTCTGGTTCTTCTTGTTATGTTGCTATGTTTTTGAGAAACAGAGTACATTGTTGGAATTGAGCTGAGAGGAGCTGAAGAAAGACTATATCTAAGTAGTTGTTGTGATTTTTGTCTTGGGTTTTGCAGGTTATTGCTATTAATGGGAAGTTTCCTGGTCCTACTGTCAATGTGACTACTAATAACAATGTTGTTATCAATGTCCGGAACAAGTTGGATGAGAGCATGCTCATGCATTGGTATTGTTTGATTtaaagttcattttttttttttgggaattTATGTTGATTTATGAGAATGGAAAGATTGATTTGATGAGTAATAGGTCTGGAGTTCAGCAGCGGCGAAGTTCATGGCAAGATGGAGTTCCAGGAACAAATTGTCCAATTCCTCCCAAGTGGAACTGGACTTACCAGTTTCAAGTTAAGGATCAGATAGggagcttcttttactttccATCACTCCATTTCCAGAGAGCGTCGGGTGGATTTGGTGGCATTATTATTAACAATAGGGATGTAATCCCCATTCCTTTTTCAACCCCAGATGGAGACATTACAATTTTGATTGGCGATTGGTACACACGGAATCACACGGTTAGTGTTTGCTGAAGGAACAAAATGTCTGGTCTATCTAATTGCAATGTTGTAAATGCATGTAATGGTTCTTGTCTTGATATTAATACTAACTGCAACGTTGTAAATGTAGGCTCTGAGAAAATCCCTTGATGACGGGAAGGATCTTGGAATGCCACATGGTGTTCTTATTAATGGCAAAGGCCCCTACAGATATAATGACACGCTAGTCCCTGATGGTATCGACCATGAAACAATTGAAGTTCATCCAGGTAACACCCATACCTCAACAAAATTGGTGAAGAGAGATTCTTACTCTGTCTTTGGTTTAAAATGTGCTTTCTTTTTACCAACATTGCATTAACGTGCTCTGATATCATTCTCTCACTTGAATTGCCTCAGAAATTCTTTTTCAGTATTAGATGCTTGATGTACCAACTTTAATTTGTGTATTTGCTAAAACTACAACATTTTATAATTGAGCACAACTGGCTTGCTTCTGATAGTGGACAGAGCCCAATCTACTACTAAGCAATGAGCATCATGTAGGTTCTAGCCTGAGAGGAGAATCCCTAAGCCTATTTTGTTTGGGTCCATCTGTACGGGTGATAAACCTGATTGGCAAACTCAAAGAGCAGGGTTTTCATACCTAGCGGGACACTCTAATGTTCAAACATGGCATTATTTTTCTAGTTCTCCTATGGAAAATCCTCTTTAAACACATTTAATAAGGGGCTTTGAACACAAGGCTACTAACTCTAATTCCAACTAATGTGGGGTACATAAGCTAACTCTCTCTAAACCCATAGCATGGAGGCTCCACACACAGTAATCACTTTAGATAGAGGTATCCCCTTAAAAATACAACTGGTTGCTTTGAACAGGTGGGAGGAACATTTTCTTTCTACTAGGCTCACTCCCATGTTCTTGGGAGTCTGAATCTCCTATTATTGGACTTCTAAAAATGCTAGTTATATTGTCAATTATGTGCGCGTCAACTAACCAATCCTTCCTCCTAACTTAACCTTCATTTGACCAACTTGATAGTGGGAGTATAAGACTAGTTGGAAggcatataattatttttttgagTTGGATGCTGCGGATACTGTACGAATCAATGCAATACAATATATCCTTGATTTCTCGTTTGGGCACTAAGATGGTTGCCAAACTATCCAATATTTAAGAATCTTTATGTGTCTAAAATCTTCGTAGAGTTATGATAAAAGCATTTAGACTTCTTTCGTACTTCTAAATGTTAGCAAGTCCTTGGTTGTTGTGGTGGCATCTAAAGATTGATGGGTTTTCTGCTTCTGTTGAACAGGAAAAACATATCGGATTCGTGTACACAATGTTGGAATATCTACTAGTCTGAATTTCAGGATCCAAAACCACAATCTTCTTTTAGCTGAAACAGAGGGGTCATATACAGTGCAACAGAATTATACTAGCTTAGACATACATGTAGGACAGTCATATTCATTTTTGGTCACCATGGATCAGAATGCGAGCACTGATTATTACATTGTAGCTAGTGCTCGGTTTGTCAATGAATCACTTTGGAAAAGAGTTACAGGTGTTGCTATCTTGCATTACTCTAATTCCAAAGGAAAGGCAATTGGCCCTCTTCCAGAAGCACCAAATGATGAGTTTGACAAAACTTTCTCAATGAACCAGGCAAGATCAATCAGGTTTGTGAAATTTAGGAAGATTCTGTTCTTTTAGTGGAGTATTACAAGGATTTGACTTTTGTGTTCAATAAAAATTGCACGATATGCAGTCACAAAAGCAAACTTGTAAGTTTTGAGAATTTGGAATTCTTAATATTTTGTGTTATCTAAGAAATTTGCTAATAAATTCTGCAGATGGAATGTATCCGCTAGTGGTGCTCGTCCCAATCCTCAAGGATCATTCAGATATGGCTCAATCAATGTAACTGATGTTTATGTCTTGAAAAATAAGCCTCCTGTGTCAATCAATGGTAAAATGCGAACGACGCTCAGTGGAATCTCATTTGTTAATCCATCTACACCAATCAGATTGGCTGACCAATTCAAATTAAAGGGTGTTTATAAGCTCGACTTCCCCACTAGGCCACTTACAGGACCACCAAAGGCAGAGACATCAGTGATTAATGGAACATATAGAGGGTTTATGGAGGTTATACTGCAGAATAACGACACCAAGATGCAGAGCTATCACATGAATGGATACGCCTTCTTTGTCGTGGGGTATGTTTTATCATTTATCTTCACGAACACTAGTAATGAGGCACAATTAAATTACATTTGTATTCATTCAATGATTGAATGGTTATAGGATGGACTATGGCGAGTGGACTGAGAATAGCAGAGGTACATACAATAAATGGGATGGAATTGCTCGCTCAACAATTCAGGTACATTTTTGATGGGGTAATCTGCTACTTCTGTGCCTGCCCAGATGTGATTGATACCTTTTCTTTCACTAGTATAATAATTGCTAGTAATCCTTTTAACCTTGTGTTAACAAGTAAAATTGAAATTCAATAATTTGAGAATCTTGTTGGGTGATGTACGATTATAAGTTGTATGCCGAAAAATACCATATTCGGTAGCACCTCTGACTTGTTCATCTCCTGGTCTAGGTTTATCCTGGAGCATGGACTGCCATCTTGGTATCTCTTGATAACGTGGGAGTATGGAACATCAGGACAGAGAATCTCGACTCGTGGTATCTTGGGCAAGAGACGTATGTTCGGGTTGTCAATCCTGAGGCTACTAACAAAACAGAACTGCCTATGCCAGACAATGCTCTCTTTTGTGGCCAGCTTAGTAAATTACAAAagtatggaaaaaaaaaaacccttttcaACTATATTTCTATTTATCTATTGTGGAAACtgaaaatttgaatgattaTATAAACTCTAATTTTCTTGTTTGTCTTCTGCAATATGAACTCAGGCCTCAAGATATCTCTTCTGCAACTTCAATCACGGGCGATAGATTGAAGATGTTATTCACTCTGCTGATGATGATCTCCACTTTAATCTCTGCTTTGCGCTAAGTAGCACCGTTGCTCTATGGCTGCTCGTGTTACGTAAGTTGTCAAAAATGTCGGGCGTCGTCTCCGTAAGGTTTGTGGTTGAGTGTGTAGGTCTGTATAAGTCTTGTGGATACCCAATTTTTCATGATTTTTGCATAGCATTTTTTTTTCCCACATGCTGCAAGCTGTAGAAGATGTATCTTTGGTTTTCATAGTTCATTAGATTTGGATTAATCATTCTTTTAATTCTCGAGTCATGATACACCAACTGTCCCATTAACGATTCATCGATGTTCAATTCAACTGCTTTCTCACGTGTCGTTTATCATCGTATTTCTGTAATACTTTTCCGAGTTTTCTTTGCTTTTTGCTTAGGACTAATTTGTTTGCCTACGGACCATTTGAGTTTAACCTGATAGGTTGGGCCATGTCATAAATTAGCCCAATCAAAGTTAACTATtgacttttatttattttgtttttatagaaaaattaacTATGAATTTCAAAAAAGTAAATCTACAATCGGTTcaatacaaaattttaattactaggtaaaataaaaaaaaaaaaaactattaaagAATAGAATGAATAGCATCATAAAGTTAATTAGAAATATAAAAGGGTATTATGGTATTAATTTCACATTTCGTTTGCATTACATGGAAAAGTAAACCCACCGATGAATTTCTAATTACGATTCAACCAACTTTCATTACCATAAAAGATCCTACAAATGTTGTTAAGATGTGGTAATAATATTTTTCAGTCTGAAAATTCTACGTGATTGGGATTCAACTATTCCATGTATCCAGAATTGTCACGATGGAACTTCTTAAAATTTAGGAATATAATCGAAATCTATATTcttaattttatgaaaattcTGTATgatataatcatatatatttAGAGAAGAATGCTAAAAAACAAAGGGGACGATCAATAAATGCACTTGACTATCTCAACTTGTGTGGCACATACGTAACATCTTTCATCATACCTGAGTCACGAGGCATATGTTTACCAGCATCTTTGTCATGGTTTGACCTAATTAAGAAATGCTGATTAAATAGATAAATGTTTTGATTAAAGTCTCACATGTTGTagtgtgtatgtatgtatgtatatatataattgtaaaATTAATTTGGAAATGGATTTATATAAAATAGTGAAAGAGGGAATGAGAAGAATAATAATATAGAGAGAAAAGATTAGGGGGAATGAGAAATCATGTCAAAGACAAAGGCATTGATGGGAGAGGGAATAGAGAATTGGTGAAAATAGAGAGAAAGGGTGATATCAACCAAACACAAACCTCAACTTGGTTTGCCTTTGTCTTCTCCCAAAAATcccacaatattttttttttattttttttatatttaaatttaaggCTAAAGTATAATAAAtccatatgttttctttttctttttcttttctttttgtggtGGGGCCATCCTATCCCATTGCCTCACCATGTGATTCAACCCAACAACTTCCTCATTTACTATCAATTCCAAATTTCCCAATCCCATCATTACTTAATCATAAACTTTgtaactatatatatatgtgtgtgtgtgtatatatatatatttacttgTCAAACTCAACTCTTTATATAGTAATATTGGTCACCTTTTAAAATGGTAGGTTCAAATTTCCATTTTCAGATTTCAATTACAATATACTCAAAACAATATATTCTTATTCCTAATAATGTTTAAAGTTCTCACCTTATTTTTAGTGTATTTATAGAAACACACCCAAGTAATTttaggctttttttttttttttctttttaatgataTTAAATTACTAGTTTAGTTCTTTCGCTCttgattttcaaattgtttaaaacttttctaaacttttcaactTTGTTTCTAATATGTCATTAAACTCAAAATGTTTAacaaatatttgtatttttcaattttgaaagTAATTAGTATCTAAATATGTAGAAGATTAAAGGTTTCATGCAACAATAAAAGTCTAAAATTGTATATGGTACAGACAAAGAGAAGTGATCAAAGTTATAATTTAACTGTATCTTATTATTAGTTACTGGTTGAAGATAACTTTTAAgtaaagggaaaagaaaagaaaaggaaagaagagagaactcattattattgataaaaatgACAAGTGAGAGAGTTAAAAGGTAATTAAATactcattattatttatatatatataaatggtaATTAAAAGAGTTAAAAGGTTAAAGGGGAGGGGAAGAATGGTGTGGTACCAACTGATCCCCCCTGCCTTTTAGAGTCAATTCTTTCAAGTACTTGTAATTGTAACTCAAAGGAGAAAGCCAAAGGCAAAAGAGTAAATCCACTAGTCATCACTCATCAGTTAAAacttcaagaaaagaaaaggaaaaaaaaaaaaaaagacacaaagaaacaaaagagaaaaaggaaaaagaaaagcaaaacaaaacaaattgattattttgaaaatgttttaaGTAAACTTTATTGATTCTCTACCAACAAAAACATCCAATGACACCTC containing:
- the LOC103482641 gene encoding monocopper oxidase-like protein SKU5: MMASFGYLSLFLLPICLFVTFSSAADPFAFFDFEVSYITASPLGIPQQVIAINGKFPGPTVNVTTNNNVVINVRNKLDESMLMHWSGVQQRRSSWQDGVPGTNCPIPPKWNWTYQFQVKDQIGSFFYFPSLHFQRASGGFGGIIINNRDVIPIPFSTPDGDITILIGDWYTRNHTALRKSLDDGKDLGMPHGVLINGKGPYRYNDTLVPDGIDHETIEVHPGKTYRIRVHNVGISTSLNFRIQNHNLLLAETEGSYTVQQNYTSLDIHVGQSYSFLVTMDQNASTDYYIVASARFVNESLWKRVTGVAILHYSNSKGKAIGPLPEAPNDEFDKTFSMNQARSIRWNVSASGARPNPQGSFRYGSINVTDVYVLKNKPPVSINGKMRTTLSGISFVNPSTPIRLADQFKLKGVYKLDFPTRPLTGPPKAETSVINGTYRGFMEVILQNNDTKMQSYHMNGYAFFVVGMDYGEWTENSRGTYNKWDGIARSTIQVYPGAWTAILVSLDNVGVWNIRTENLDSWYLGQETYVRVVNPEATNKTELPMPDNALFCGQLSKLQKPQDISSATSITGDRLKMLFTLLMMISTLISALR